CGCGCCACCGAGGAAGAAGTGCTCTCCGAGATCGAGGAAGAGTCCGCCCAGATGGCCGAAGACATCCGCAACCTCATGTTCGTCTTCGAGGACATCAAGGCCCTGGACGACCGCTCCATCCGCGAACTGCTCAAGGAGGTCTCCAACGAGGAGCTCACCCAGGCCCTCAAGGGCGCGTCCGACGACCTCAAGGAAAAGTTCTTCAAGAACCTCTCCGAACGCGCCGCCACCATGATCCGCGAAGACCTGGAGATCATGGGCCCCGTGCGCCTGGCCGACGTGGAAGGCGCCCAACAGAACGTGGTGAAGACCGTGAGGCGTCTGGAGGCCGAAGGCAAGATCGCCATCGGCAGGGGCGGCGGCGATGTCTTCATCTAGCGAGGCCCATGGAGGCTTCCTGCCCGGCAACGCCCGGGTGGTCATGGGCACGGGGGCCAACGGCCCCGCCGAGATGACCGTGCACGAGATCGAGGGCACCAAGACCAACGTCCTCGACGAGAACACCGAGCTGGCCTTCTGGACCCGCGTGCGCGCCAAGGCCCAGGCCAAGGCCAAGGAGATCATCGGCCAGGCCATGGCCGAGGCCGACGAACTGCGCGAGCAGGCCCGCCAGGAGGGCTTCCGGCAGGGGCTCTCCGATTCCCGCGCCGCCTGTTCCAGCCAGATGGACCAGATGGGCCAGGCCCTCTCCGGCCTGCTCCAGGGGCTGGAGGCCGACCGCGTCAACCTCTGGGCCAGGCACCGTCAGGAATTCGCCGCCCTGTTGCGCCTGGCCGTGCGCAAAACGCTCCATGTGGAGGTCTCCCAGCGCCGCCAGGAGGTGCTGGAGGCCCTGCTCCACCAGGCCGTGGACCTCCTGGACACCCGCCAGGGCTTCACCGTGATGGTCCACCCCGGCGACGAGGAGGCCGCCGCGGAGCTGCTCAAGGCCGCGCGCGAGGCCAACCACGCCCTGGGCCCCTGGCGCGTGAAGGCCGACCCCTCCCTGGAGGCGGGCGGCGTGCGCCTGGAGTCCCACGCGGGCATGGTGGACAACAGCGTGGACAGCCGCTTCGAGCAGATCGCCGAACTTCTGGAGCGCGTGGAATTCACCGACGGCGAGGGAGCGCCCTGAGCGTGGAAGCCCCGGCCTGCATCTCCTTCCTCGAAGGCTTCGACCCCGTGCGCACCTACGGCAAGGTGAGCAAGGTGGTGGGGCTCATCGCCGAGGGCAAGGGCATCAAGGCCCCCCTGGGCGCGGTGTGCCGCCTCATGAGCGGAGAGCCCGGGGACAAGGGCGTGCCCGCCGAGGTGGTGGGTTTCCGCGACGACGCCTGCCTGCTCATGCCCTACGGCGAGCTGCGCGGCATCAGCCAGGGCTGCCTGATCCAGAACACGGCCACCCCGCCGCTGATCCCCGTGGGACGCCGCTTCCTGGGCCGGGCCATCGACGCCTTCGGCAACCCCATCGACGAAAAAGGCCCCATCGACCCCCGCCGCTACTACCCCCTGCACGCCGACCCGCCCTCGCCGCTCTCGCGCCCGCGCATCAGCGAGCCCCTGGACGTGGGCGTGCGCGCCATCAACGGCCTGCTCACCCTGGGCAAGGGCCAGCGCGTGGGCATCATGGCGGGCTCGGGCGTGGGCAAGTCCACGCTCATGGGCATGATCGCGCGCAACACCAAGGCCGACGTGAACGTCATCGGGCTCATCGGCGAGCGTGGCCGCGAGGTGCTGGAATTCATCGAGAAGGACCTGGGGCCGGAGGGCCTGGCGCGCAGCGTCCTGGTGGTCGCCACCTCGGACCAGAGCCCCCTGGTGCGCATGCGCGCGGCCTACGCGGCCACGTCCATGGCCGAATTCTTCCGCGACCAGGGCGCGGACGTGATCCTCATGATGGACTCGGTGACGCGCTTCGCCATGGCCGGGCGCGAGGTGGGCCTGGCCGCCGGGGAACCGCCCACCACCCGGGGCTACACCCCGTCGGTCTTCGCGCACCTGCCCAAGCTGTTGGAGCGCGCGGGCCGCAGCGCCTCGGGCTCCATCACGGGCATCTACACCGTGCTCGTGGACGGCGACGACTTCAACGAGCCCATCGCGGACTCCACGCGTTCCATCCTGGACGGGCACATGGTGCTCACCCGCGACCTGGCCGACCAGGGGCACTTCCCGGCCATCGACGTGCTCAAAAGCATCAGCCGCCTGCGCTCCGACGTGACGCCCCGCGAGGCCCTGGACGCGGGCCGCTCATTGATCCGCATGCTGGCCACCTACCGGCGCGTGGAGGACATGGTGAACATCGGAGCCTACCAGGCCGGGGCCAACCCGGAGATCGACCAGGCCCT
This window of the Fundidesulfovibrio magnetotacticus genome carries:
- a CDS encoding FliH/SctL family protein, with product MSSSSEAHGGFLPGNARVVMGTGANGPAEMTVHEIEGTKTNVLDENTELAFWTRVRAKAQAKAKEIIGQAMAEADELREQARQEGFRQGLSDSRAACSSQMDQMGQALSGLLQGLEADRVNLWARHRQEFAALLRLAVRKTLHVEVSQRRQEVLEALLHQAVDLLDTRQGFTVMVHPGDEEAAAELLKAAREANHALGPWRVKADPSLEAGGVRLESHAGMVDNSVDSRFEQIAELLERVEFTDGEGAP
- a CDS encoding FliI/YscN family ATPase — encoded protein: MEAPACISFLEGFDPVRTYGKVSKVVGLIAEGKGIKAPLGAVCRLMSGEPGDKGVPAEVVGFRDDACLLMPYGELRGISQGCLIQNTATPPLIPVGRRFLGRAIDAFGNPIDEKGPIDPRRYYPLHADPPSPLSRPRISEPLDVGVRAINGLLTLGKGQRVGIMAGSGVGKSTLMGMIARNTKADVNVIGLIGERGREVLEFIEKDLGPEGLARSVLVVATSDQSPLVRMRAAYAATSMAEFFRDQGADVILMMDSVTRFAMAGREVGLAAGEPPTTRGYTPSVFAHLPKLLERAGRSASGSITGIYTVLVDGDDFNEPIADSTRSILDGHMVLTRDLADQGHFPAIDVLKSISRLRSDVTPREALDAGRSLIRMLATYRRVEDMVNIGAYQAGANPEIDQALRMIGPIRDYLQQQVAEAETLEGSFARLQALVAGA